One Brevibacillus choshinensis genomic window carries:
- a CDS encoding class I SAM-dependent methyltransferase gives MEKQEWLASFRKEEEIPFAGWDFSYLTRTGRMVEAPLSWNYVSLVRKQMMGIQSMLDMGTGGGELLSLLQPFPKKTAATEGYPPNVEVARNRLEPLGVEVVAADGEDNLPFADDSIDLVINRHESYLPSELHRIIAPDGKFITQQVGGQDNLELNRLLDAPISGQYAHWNLCYAVNELEKAGFSILEQKEEMGFTRYYDIGAIIYYVKAIEWQIPDFTVEHYADRLLALHERIEAEGYVDIPTHRFFLVAQP, from the coding sequence ATGGAGAAACAAGAGTGGTTGGCATCCTTTCGAAAAGAAGAAGAGATTCCCTTTGCTGGCTGGGACTTTTCCTATTTGACCAGAACGGGGCGGATGGTGGAGGCACCCTTGTCCTGGAATTACGTCAGTCTCGTACGCAAGCAGATGATGGGAATTCAGTCCATGCTGGACATGGGAACAGGCGGGGGCGAATTGCTATCCCTGCTGCAGCCCTTTCCAAAAAAGACGGCAGCGACAGAAGGCTACCCGCCCAATGTTGAGGTTGCGCGAAACCGGCTTGAGCCGTTAGGCGTCGAAGTCGTTGCAGCAGATGGGGAAGACAACCTGCCTTTTGCGGATGATTCTATTGATTTGGTAATCAACCGCCACGAGTCTTACTTGCCGAGCGAATTGCATCGCATCATCGCCCCTGATGGCAAGTTCATCACCCAGCAGGTAGGAGGGCAGGACAACCTCGAGTTGAATCGCTTGCTCGACGCCCCCATCTCTGGCCAATATGCGCACTGGAACCTTTGCTATGCGGTGAATGAGCTGGAAAAGGCAGGATTCAGCATCCTGGAGCAAAAGGAAGAGATGGGGTTTACCCGTTATTACGACATCGGTGCGATCATTTATTATGTAAAAGCGATCGAGTGGCAGATCCCTGATTTTACAGTGGAGCATTACGCTGACAGGCTGCTTGCCCTGCATGAACGGATCGAAGCGGAGGGCTACGTGGATATTCCTACACACAGATTTTTCTTGGTTGCTCAACCATGA
- a CDS encoding multicopper oxidase family protein: MPDFEVLAGVDQGLYLIFFLLTLLPALQIRTLVHRATGGPMTNSARWILCLTGLALLVVLGQWGSTWHLYESFGWPYIKDKALGFLPLSLFPAFVAALVSVPRLWRLSVPLVPAKGMSGSDAAEEKTRRHEASAPEMIVPIQALSLGAFLAATLQFILPSVTLQKEMLMMAWGVLLAGSSALWIWQSWQQQRHSRSGPMHRPHLIVRFLQGTFVLLFLTACSLAGLNSAREASLLPERMSMTNHTVESKAMQASSGGHAQHAAAVTVTRPVSVTELTGPQTGAPDRRFTLTAQKAKILLPSGKVVEAWTYNGRYPGPELRAKQGELIEVVLENKDISEGVTIHWHGLNVPNAEDGVAGATQDAVLPGEKHVYRFVAEQSGTFWYHSHQQSSVQVKKGLLGALVIEPAAQTKPSSPVLDLTLVHHKLGSGGGITLNGDDGLLKQKVLPGTSVRLRLINADSFPAKVQLQGASFQVAAIDGNEIHEPNLIANQALLLAAGGRYDVTLTMPNASVFLAPSKTDSRHGLLLSPDGTTEVPDLHPDLPTFDPASYGSPQPLPFDLDTRFDRDYRLVFDVQFGFYDGKLDGLWTINGKVFPHTPMLMAKEGDLVKMTFINRSYMDHPMHLHGHHMLVLSRNGAPTTGSPWWTDTLNVAPGETYEVAFRADNPGLWMDHCHNLTHAAMGMTMHLLYEGVTSPFQIGHQTRNQPE; this comes from the coding sequence ATGCCGGATTTTGAAGTGCTCGCAGGGGTCGATCAAGGGCTGTATTTGATTTTTTTTCTTCTCACCTTGCTCCCAGCCCTTCAGATAAGAACGCTCGTCCATCGCGCTACAGGTGGACCCATGACAAACAGCGCTCGCTGGATCTTGTGCCTTACCGGCTTGGCTTTGCTCGTTGTCCTCGGACAGTGGGGATCAACTTGGCATCTGTATGAATCCTTTGGCTGGCCGTACATAAAAGACAAGGCACTCGGCTTCTTACCACTCAGCCTCTTCCCCGCGTTCGTGGCCGCACTGGTCTCTGTCCCTCGGCTGTGGCGCCTCTCTGTTCCACTGGTACCCGCCAAAGGAATGTCTGGATCTGACGCCGCTGAAGAGAAAACGAGGCGCCATGAAGCCTCCGCACCCGAAATGATTGTGCCGATACAAGCGTTGTCTCTAGGTGCCTTTCTGGCTGCCACTCTGCAATTTATCCTGCCGTCCGTCACCTTGCAGAAGGAAATGCTCATGATGGCCTGGGGTGTGCTGCTCGCAGGCTCTTCTGCCCTTTGGATCTGGCAATCCTGGCAGCAGCAGCGTCACTCTCGCTCGGGTCCCATGCACCGCCCTCATCTGATCGTTCGATTTCTGCAGGGCACCTTCGTTCTCCTGTTCCTCACGGCTTGTTCGCTTGCAGGGCTGAACAGCGCGCGAGAAGCAAGCCTGCTTCCCGAACGAATGAGCATGACGAATCATACGGTCGAATCCAAAGCGATGCAAGCGTCTTCAGGCGGCCATGCGCAGCACGCTGCCGCTGTAACCGTGACGAGGCCTGTAAGTGTGACGGAATTGACCGGGCCGCAAACAGGAGCCCCCGATCGCCGATTTACTCTCACTGCCCAAAAAGCAAAGATCCTGCTTCCCTCTGGCAAAGTCGTGGAGGCATGGACGTACAATGGTCGCTATCCCGGCCCCGAGCTCCGCGCGAAACAGGGTGAACTGATCGAGGTTGTGCTGGAGAACAAGGATATCTCGGAAGGCGTCACGATCCATTGGCACGGCCTGAACGTCCCCAACGCCGAAGACGGCGTAGCCGGAGCCACCCAGGACGCTGTGCTGCCCGGCGAAAAGCACGTATACCGATTTGTCGCTGAGCAGTCGGGAACATTCTGGTACCACTCGCACCAGCAATCCTCGGTGCAAGTCAAAAAAGGACTGTTGGGGGCACTTGTGATTGAACCTGCCGCCCAAACGAAACCATCCTCTCCCGTGCTGGACCTCACGCTCGTGCATCACAAGCTGGGCAGCGGAGGTGGAATTACGCTCAACGGCGACGACGGCCTTTTGAAACAAAAGGTCCTTCCCGGCACATCCGTGCGGTTACGCCTCATCAACGCAGACAGCTTTCCTGCGAAAGTCCAATTGCAAGGGGCTTCTTTTCAGGTCGCCGCCATCGACGGAAACGAAATCCACGAACCGAATCTGATCGCCAACCAGGCGCTCCTTTTGGCTGCTGGCGGGCGGTATGATGTCACTCTCACCATGCCGAATGCAAGCGTCTTCCTGGCCCCTTCCAAAACGGACAGTCGCCACGGTCTTTTGCTCAGTCCAGATGGAACCACAGAAGTGCCTGATCTTCATCCTGACCTCCCGACCTTTGATCCTGCGAGCTATGGAAGTCCGCAGCCACTGCCTTTTGATTTGGATACCCGCTTCGACCGTGATTATCGGTTAGTCTTCGATGTCCAATTCGGATTCTACGACGGGAAGCTGGATGGATTGTGGACGATCAACGGAAAGGTCTTCCCTCACACTCCGATGCTGATGGCGAAGGAGGGAGATCTGGTCAAAATGACCTTCATCAATCGCAGCTACATGGATCACCCGATGCATTTGCACGGTCATCACATGCTCGTGCTCAGCCGAAATGGCGCCCCCACGACAGGGAGCCCTTGGTGGACAGACACCCTCAATGTCGCTCCTGGCGAGACGTACGAGGTAGCCTTCCGAGCCGACAATCCCGGCCTCTGGATGGATCATTGCCACAACCTCACTCACGCGGCCATGGGAATGACGATGCACCTGTTGTACGAAGGGGTGACATCTCCTTTTCAGATCGGACACCAGACTCGGAATCAACCGGAATAA
- a CDS encoding DUF2642 domain-containing protein gives MNYLVSMVGKTVELDIKGSIRRIGILIDFGTDVIVIYDGNNYVYVPIGHIHNVRQSPISLPHLHEPDYEHVQSENDLTYHKILVESQGMLCQISLSNTLSLFGYVTHVHQDYFVFSSPVHHTLYIPNFHLKWLIPYPDVSTPYMHPHFVHKAESSPVKLARTFEEQMKRMIGSIVAFDLGTNPEMVGLLKNVRNQTAELVSANQKRFYWNIHHIKAAYFADI, from the coding sequence ATGAATTACCTAGTATCAATGGTTGGAAAAACCGTTGAACTGGACATCAAAGGTTCAATCAGGCGCATCGGAATCTTGATAGATTTTGGAACAGATGTGATTGTTATCTATGATGGGAACAACTATGTGTACGTTCCCATTGGTCATATCCACAATGTGAGACAGTCTCCCATCTCCTTGCCTCATTTACACGAGCCTGACTATGAACATGTTCAGTCAGAGAACGACTTGACCTACCATAAAATTTTGGTTGAATCGCAGGGCATGCTTTGCCAAATCTCCCTTTCTAACACACTGTCTCTTTTCGGTTACGTCACCCACGTGCATCAAGACTACTTTGTATTTTCCTCGCCTGTCCATCACACTCTTTACATTCCCAACTTTCACCTCAAATGGCTGATTCCTTACCCGGATGTCTCAACGCCGTACATGCACCCGCACTTTGTCCATAAGGCGGAGTCCTCGCCTGTCAAGCTGGCTCGGACTTTTGAAGAGCAAATGAAGCGAATGATCGGCAGCATTGTTGCCTTTGATCTGGGAACCAATCCCGAAATGGTTGGATTACTGAAAAATGTCAGGAATCAAACCGCTGAGCTCGTCAGCGCCAATCAGAAACGGTTTTACTGGAACATTCATCATATCAAGGCCGCCTACTTCGCTGACATCTAA